The sequence tttctctagcATCTTAGCCATTGGTTAGCCAACATCAGGTAGAGATCACATTCTCCATCAGTCCTCATTTTAGTTTATTTGGCTCATAAAAACTACTTGTAAGTCACAAATTATAGGAGGGGATAATGAAAGGGAATTGGGGATAATGAAAGGGAATCTTGAGATCCTGGTCCTAAAACTCCAGCGTGTAAGACGGTGGCAGGGATAGTTATTAGTAaagattcctgggccccatctTCAGAGATTCTGGTTTAATAGATCAGGAGTGTGACCCAGGAGTGCAAATAGCTTCATCATTGCATTCTACTATTCTGGAGGGAACTCATTGTTTAATCTTCCTTGAAAGTTGTTTTTCCAACTCTTGAAATCTCCTAAGTCTATGTTCCTCAAACTTGGGTATAAATCCTCCAGGGTTTATGAGTGTGCTAGTGGATAGGTGCGGTCATAAAACCAACATGGTGTATCTTCCTGGAAGGTCAGTTTTATGAAAAGATTTGAAAGTGagagaaaatgaatatataaaatgtaacatggagcagaatacaaaatttacatgagtttttaaaataaaccaaagaCTTCAAAGAAATTTTCCCACTTTGGTGTATACCCCATACTTTCAGGAGTCTACATGTCTCTTCTTTCACTGTGTCAGAGGGCATCTTTGGCAGAATATTTTAATTAGTAAGGTTTACATTATAACCCCCGCAGAAGGCTGATATAAAAAGCTAGTAGTGTGGAGCATGTAAATACATAGTGCCTTTTTTAAAGATACTGTGGTTGGTTGAATAATAATTCTTTAAGCATTCTCTTTTCTTATTTAGAAAAGCATTTCTCTGTTGCAGATGAATGGTCTCATGTTGAGCCTGAGCCTTCTCAGGTGCCAGATCGCAGCTCTAGAGACCATCAGCAAGGTAAGCCTCCTCTTCTCAAGGCCCTAAAAGCTAAGACATTCTCACGCTCTGGTCCACATGCCACTGAGATAAGGAAGACAACTGATGATTCCATATCTAAAGTCCTAGACTGGTTTAACCGAAGTTCTCATTTAGATGACAATAAGTCacctctccaacatccccaaggAATAGAGCCCAAAGAAAAAGCAGACTCAAAATCACAGGCTGCTATTGCCTTGGTGACAGATGACATCAGTCTAAAAGACAATGGCTCAAAGGCTCTGCTCTCCACCAAAGTTGAATTGACGCCTATGGGGTCTGATTCGATGTTCTGGGCAGAGGGACATGTGCTGCCTCCTGGAAATTGCCAAGATAGTAATGTGGATATAAATCCCAAATCTATTCATTTGTCCCAACAAGGCAAGGAATGTCCAGGCATATTGCAACCATTTGAAATTTACAGTCCAAATCAAGGGAGTAAAACTATGGACTATAGCCAAGCTTCAAAAAACAGAGAGGCAGGAAATGGGATACCTCACCAAACCAGTAACTATCCCTACAGTGCtctcaataaatgtgatgcagCAGACCAAGTTCCATGCAACATTAAGGATGTTGGCAGCTTAGGTGAAGAGCCCAAGCTTCGTATTtatgaaaaagagagaggaaactcAGAGGTGAATTTTGACTCTGCAAAAATTGTCAAAGAACCAAGTTCAAAAGACAACacgaaggcagggggagagagtaAAGGAGGAGATACTTATATCCCGAAAGCTTCGGTAGAGCCAGGGAATATTGAGTTGCTCCCTGGAGCTGCCAGCAACAAGTCTCCTTGGAAGAAGCCTGAGGTCCAACTACCACAAGAAGCTGGTGAGGTTCCCAAGGACCAAGTGCAAAGAGAGACGTACAAAAGAGTGAGTGACAGAATATCCTTTTGGGAAGGTGAGAAGGCTGCAGCCAGATTCACTCAGAAGGAACCCACATCTTCACACAGTCAGAGACAACCTTCTGCTAAAGCCTATCAGCCTGGGAGGTCCATGGACAATATATCTACAGGCCAGAATGAATATAAGCAGGTCACTGCCAAAAAAGTGGTCCTAGATGAGGATGGCCAAGTAGCTCATATCTCCAGTTTTTATTCCTTAAATAAACCTGAAGAGACCAGAGCCCAAATATCAGGTCCATCCAAAAATTACCGTTCTGCTGACCAATCAGATAAAGTGTCTCTGTTTCAGAATAAGATAAATGAGCCTGTAAAAAGACCGCCAGTTGCGGACTGTTCGCATTCTGGAAGAGACATCTCTTTGCCGGTACTGCAGCATCCTTCAAATGCCGGGAGTGAAATACATGCTTCTTTGGAGAAAGACAGATCTCTAATTGCTGAATCAAATCCCAACTTTAAAGTTATGTccctaaaagacagaatggatgAACCCAGTACAGAACAGGTTTATAATCACTCTCAATTTGAGAATTTGAGAAAGTTTTGGGACTTAGGAGCCAACTCAAACATTCAGGATAATGTTGAGAAAAATACCACCAAAACAAGCCAAAAAGATTCTGTGCCTTTTAACAGCCAGAAACACAAAGAACCCCATGACCTCAAATCATCAGGAGAAAATGCCCATGAAATCGAGACATTTCTAAGCCCCCCAAAAGTTCCATCAACAGAGGAAACAGAGGGAATAAATTCAAAGTGCACACTCGAGGTATTACCGCATGAAAGCACATTTCCATTGAAACCATCCACAAAGTCCACTCATCAGTTGCCAGGAAATGAGTCATCAAAAGAAAATGTGCAAAAGAATATGGAATGGTTGGTTACACCAGTGTTCAAGGAAGAAAAGGATTGCTCAGACCAAGAGGTTCAAGAATCCATAGTGAAAACACATGTTTTGTCTAAAGACTACAAAGACACTTTTAATGACAGCTTACAGAAGCTACTTTCAGAAGCTTCATCACCAGCAATCCCACCTTCTGGTGAAAAAGTTCACGGAAAACAAGTGCTTGAACCAGGTGCTTCTGAAAATAGGACATGGCCTCAGAAGATAGATACTGAGGAAGCAGCCAAAGGACCTCAGGACATCATTAATGAGCAGGTAGACAAAACAGTAGCTCCTCCGAAGGTCAAACCAAGCACTTGGGCTGCCAGTCTAGATAAACTCCTGAAGGAAGGAACTGGGACTTTACCCTCTCCCTTGCAAACTAAGTTGGAACCCATCACCCCTCGGATCAACTCTGAGCCTGGAGAAAAGAGAGTTTTTGAAAAAGGTGTAGAACACAGTCACAACTCATCAGCCCACCAGAGAGAGATCATAGCTCCTTTTCCAGGGGGGCAAGAAACTCTCGGAAAGACAGCTCTCCCCCAGCAAGCGGAAAGTGGTGAGTACCAGCTAAACTCGGAAAACTTCTTTCAGATGGTTGCAGGAGGTTCTCACCCAGTGAACGAACCTCCCCATCTTCACAGAAAGGGTTCTTTGGGAATTGAAGCCAAATCTCCCCAAGATATGCCTTCTTCTAGCGATGCTCATCTTGCTCCCCAGGATATGGCACTACCTCTGCAAAGAGAAGTTTCAGAGACTGTGGAAAAAGTCATTGTTCCACCCAGATCTGCCTTGAATGATGTAAATGTTGTGTTGCAAAAGCTGCTTAGGGAAGCTACGTTGAGTTATCCGGTTGGGAGGGAAGTCGTTCCTGGAGAAGTAAAAGCAGAATTTCCGGAAGGCGTACAAGCAGCAGGTAGCCTCCAAAGTTCTCCCGGAGTTATCCCACCATCGGCTGCAGTGGACATTACAATCCCAGACAGAAAGGATGCTGACTCCTTCAATGTAGCAGCTCCTGATAAAACTCATGGCATTGCCTCTCATTTAGCTGCCCCAGTGACTCTTTCAGAACAAATCCCTCGCTCATTTGGCTCCACTGTCGCTCAGTACAGTAAGGAGTCACCTCAGGAAGTGACAGAAATTGTCAGGGAGACAATTATTCGACCTAAATCAGAGCCCCTTGAACTCAGGGCCGGCTTAGAGAAACTGCTGAAGGAAGCAACTGAGACTCTCTCCTCAAAATCTGAAAGCAACACAGGGATGCCCTCTCCATCCAAGTTAATAGGTTGTACTGaggtgcccaggccagacgcTTCTGGATTCCATCCcgaggaaataaaagaaacagtGCAAAAGGCTGAGGCTCCAGCAATAACTGAGAGCGCTTTTGATATTGGTTTTGAGAAACTCCTTAGAGAAACATCTGAAACTCCTCCTTATGAGCCCCGGGTGTCAGGGGAGGAAGGAACTCCCAAGAAGGAGACCTCTGAGTCAGGGCAAGCCAGGTTTCTGGGGAGAACCCAAGAGGCCCCTGAAATGAAGCTTAAGAGCAATGTTTTCAAATCTCCAGTCAACCCACAGGATAAAGGGTTGAGAGGAGAAGCTGTGAGTGATTTGTCAATAGATGTCGGTGGTTATGAGAGTGGAGCTGAGGTCCCTGGAACCCTTTCTGTGGACCATGAAATAGGGATCATTGAAACTACAAAGCCCCCAGAGTCCGGGGAGAGTGAAACTGAAGTTGCCAGGGTTCGAGAAGGGGCTTTTCAGGAGCCTGGCTGCGGAGAGGGTCCCGACACAATTAGTGTGTCCAGAAATAGGCAACCTGTTCCTCTCCTGACCAACAAGGAAAACTCTACAAAGACAAGTAAAGTCGAACTGATTCTGGAATCACCTTACAAGAgacaagaggaagagaaagaaggtgTCTCTGACTCTGATTTTTCAGATGGAAACATCGGTTCTAATGCGGAAAGCTGGAGAAATACCTCCAGTGagcattttgacatttttaaccCATTGGTTACTTAGTTGATTTATGGAATGACGATGTAAAGGATGATAGCGCTTCCTAAATTGGAATTGATTTGCCACTCCCAAAAGTGCTAAATTCTTCTTATCACTTCAGTTCTCCCTAGCCTTTCTTCATAAAAACTACATTTCCTTTTATAATCTTTaatcaaataaattatatacagATAGTTTTGCCCACAGggtagtgttttaaaattttactttattctcATGAATCAACAATAGAACTTTtaagtttcaaaaatatttttaaagaattggggggggggggtagaagcTACCTCTAACATTCAAGCTAGTTTTCCTCCTGGAAGTAATTAGAATTTCTTCCATAATTGGCAATCCAAACAGAGATCTCTACTAAGATTTGTGGCAAGAAATTGCCACAGATGAGCACAAATTTCCCTTTTCGGAGCAATAGTTTCCCACCGTAGTGGCTAAATACCAGGAACCAAGTGCAAGTTGGAACTTTCTTTTCCTCAGATACTTTGTGCTGAGGTTTTTTGTTGCCACGCTCTCCCTCTCGTTTTCAATTATCTTCAGCATCTTCCCGTTCTAGAGTATGACTTTGGTCAAATGACTTCCCTTGGTCCCACACAAGGGCATTGCCTGGCCTGATGAATTTCTTTGGCTCCAACCTTGGCTAAGTGGATGAAGATCTTAATCGATTGCCACATTCATCTAAGGGTAATTGTGGGTATTGGTTTCAGCCAGGCAATAAAACATAGGGTTGTCTCAGTTTTGCTCTTCTGATCAACACAGGCGTTTTGGCCAAGAAACCCAGGAGCAAATAGGAATGAGAAGTTACCTGATTAGAGTAAATGAAGTGATAACGGATGCTCCCTAGCGGGAGATGTTAACGAAAGCTGCACATGTAACGTTGATCACCTTCCTAGTCGTTTAATAGGATTTGTCATTTTCTAGCTCCCTTCAGTCTCAGAATAAATAAGCTTTGCTGAGTGGCTGACTTGTAAGGTTTAGGCTCCTTGGCAAGTAGCCACAGGGCCTTTTGAAAACTGACCAAAGAATCCATCTTTAGCCCTAATTTATCAAGTTGAATCTGCTCTAACAAATGTTTCTGGTAAGAGAAGGGAAGTGAAATACCAGTCTCTGAAACCAGACATGTGCAGGAGTGTAAGTCAGCATGTTAAATCGGAAGAAGACTTTTACTAAACTACCCCCAATGAGTTTCTACGGTAAACTCATCCATAGGAGGGGGAGAGCTTATACAATTGCACTGATGTTGGAGACTGTTGCctaggcagtggtcagcaaactgcggctcacaagccacatgcggctctttggccccttgagtgtggctcttccacaaaataccacgtgcgggcacatatgtacagtgcgattgaaacttcgtggcccatgcgcagaaatcggtattttgtggaagagccacactcaaggggccaaagagccgcatgtggctcgcgagccacagtttgccaaccactggcctagtgttTAGAGTACACCAGCATAACTGGCTGAACAGCAAAACGCCAATCTACAAatgaaataacaatattaaacAATGTCCTGGACAGAACCCAGAGAAGTTACTTTAAAATTGTAAGTGATGTAAGAGGTACAAAAAGGTATAGCTgtagttttatgttttaaaacaagTAGGTGGAGTAAGGTGAGAGTAGAGGGGAACCTGGCTACAAAGGCACCACAATTTTGGTGAACAGCCTGACACCTTTGACTTGTGGTTCAGCTCTCAGCTAACCAATACCTCTATGTGCTccttgggggaagggaggtgagggggagTTTGTGCTCAGATACTTTTGGAAATGCTGGGAGACTGCACATTATTCGCATTAAAGTCTCCAAGAAGGTCTGTAATGAGAACCCTTTTAAATTTGAACACAAAGCATCCCAAGTCTAATTCCTCTTAGAATCCATTTGCTGTAGAATGCCTATTAACATTGGGCGGAACTGGGATGCATTTCCGTAAAGTGTTGTCTAGAGAAATGGTTCCAAATTTATTGATTCATTAATGGAACTAGTCATTGCTTTAGCAAACATTTTTGAAGTGCCTCTTGCCAACCGCTTGTGTAGGCCAATGAGAATATAGCAGTGATAAATGACAGTATGCAGATAGGGGTCATCCATGATGGAgtttttattatcaaaatagAACAATTAAGGACTGTCTAGAGAGATTTCTTGTAAGGTTATATGTACTTAGTTATATATATACTGAGGTTAtgccctttttctttcctttggtcctccttttataaagaaaaggCATTAGTAGGTGATAGAGCCACAACCACCCCCCTTTTAAAATGccttagtaaaataaaaagttgactGTCTCATGTCATTTTCCAGTATTTTGATGGAAATTTTATGAGCTCATGAAACCCCAAAAGCCTACATCTGTTGATCTGGAGAATTCAGCCATCTGTATATTCGATTATACACAGATGTTAAACATCTGGATCCTGCCTTCTATGGTTTTCAgctaatttttttaatgcttccaAAACCATTTTGTGGCTATCTTCAAAAGCTAGAAATGAAGTGGAAAGATTCAAAGCCTGGCACAGAACAAATCATGTGCCTAAAATAGAGGTGTGGAAGGCTAGGAGATCACATTTCTACTAATGCGGCAGTCTTGTTTCTGAATGAtttatgtttgcaaatattttttgaccaagaacattgttttttttaaggacCTCCTATTCATGAAGAAGTTTTCTTCTGTGAAGTGCTCCACAGAGGAAACAAAAGTATAGAGGCTTATGGCATAATGCCTCCTTTTAACCTACCATTTCCATATCCATTGGTTATTAAGAGTttggtggtgtgtttttttgtattgTGCAGTGTTCATCGGTTTTGTCTTACAACAGGTTCAGAGGAAGAACCCAGTCCTGTTTTGAAAACTTTGGAAAGGAATGCTGCTAGGAAAATGCCTTCCAAAAGTCTAGAAGACATTTCATCAGATTCATCAAGTGAGAATACAGTTTGCGCCACTGTCCGTGCCCCCATCTAAGCTTAAAAATGCATATGTGCTCCTCTGTGGCCTCACTGCATGCTGTTGTGCACTGGAACCCCTAAGGGGGGCTTAACAGATGAGAATGACCTTCCCAAGTGAGCCGAAGAGGCTGGAACTTGGCCTTTAAAGTAATGCATGACGTTTGCTTACTGGAACACCAGGTTTCCTTGCATTGAAGAATCCCAGTTTGAGTGTTTACTCAAGTAGAGTGAGTTTTAAAAGATAGTAGTAGCTAGTGATTCTAGTagtaataactaacatttattgagtagtGTGTGCCAAGACTTGGCTAAGCgttttatatgcattattttatttatctggcATGAGTAAACCCTGTGAGGGATAAGttgttatccctattttatagatgaggacaatgaaactcagagaggtaaagtaacttgCATACTATCACACAGCAGAGCTAGGACCCAAAATCAACAACAGAATGTGGTCAAGAGCATTTATGACAGTGTTGGATGTCAGATGAATTTGGCATGATATGAAGATGAATTAGTCCCTAGCTTTAAggactttcctttcccttttatcCCTTCTTTCATGCGTTTTTTTTGACACTGGAACGATAAGCCCAAAGACTCCCTGACACGCAACACTTGAGGCATACTGTTCCCCACTTGCTGCCGCTTTAATGGGTGAAGGATGTGTTGAGGACTAACATAGCACATAATGAATAGAGGGACTTGTGAGCCAGACAAAAGGATGTAGAAACGATGACTTCTAAGGGTTTTGTTCTTATTGTTATTAAGCTAAAATACATCCTCAGGATTACAGATGGTCATGAGAAAATTTATTGAGTGAAAGTTAACCATTGTCAAATTCATATGATCAAAAGTGAACCATTGTCATGTTCAGAATACTTTTTATGCATCTGCAATTGAGACTAAGAGGtcagaattt is a genomic window of Myotis daubentonii chromosome 9, mMyoDau2.1, whole genome shotgun sequence containing:
- the SYTL2 gene encoding synaptotagmin-like protein 2 isoform X1; translation: MIDLSFLTEEEQEAIMKVLQRDAALKRVEDERVRHLPEKVKDDQQLKNMSGQWFYEAKAKRHRDKIHGTDIIRASMRKKRLQVAAEQSKDRENRAKESWVNNVNKDAFLPPELAGVVEEPEEDVGPASPSPSVADPASTMIDTSQENSRNSAASSAKQRKNPFNSSKLPEDHLSQQTKNEQSRNGRTGFFQTSKEGELSESKEKSSILDISRQKLEKPKQTFPGPESGSHIKPPIPKARKMINKSHDLKQDNNQSFPGQRTDSLKARGAPRGILKRNSSSSSTDSDTVRFHQGFEPKSKIGSPGLTIHERISEKEHSLEDKSSSSAQEPLKQVRFSAVKEELPPSPGLIQGREVGEFSVLESNRLKNGTEDAGDQNEFWKDPTPSQYREPLPLPRSDSSPSALKHETHQPKTSGPFPSNGQPSPSEVLPARPQSSENSPTISEHKAKSSELSRLESELSKSPADEWSHVEPEPSQVPDRSSRDHQQGKPPLLKALKAKTFSRSGPHATEIRKTTDDSISKVLDWFNRSSHLDDNKSPLQHPQGIEPKEKADSKSQAAIALVTDDISLKDNGSKALLSTKVELTPMGSDSMFWAEGHVLPPGNCQDSNVDINPKSIHLSQQGKECPGILQPFEIYSPNQGSKTMDYSQASKNREAGNGIPHQTSNYPYSALNKCDAADQVPCNIKDVGSLGEEPKLRIYEKERGNSEVNFDSAKIVKEPSSKDNTKAGGESKGGDTYIPKASVEPGNIELLPGAASNKSPWKKPEVQLPQEAGEVPKDQVQRETYKRVSDRISFWEGEKAAARFTQKEPTSSHSQRQPSAKAYQPGRSMDNISTGQNEYKQVTAKKVVLDEDGQVAHISSFYSLNKPEETRAQISGPSKNYRSADQSDKVSLFQNKINEPVKRPPVADCSHSGRDISLPVLQHPSNAGSEIHASLEKDRSLIAESNPNFKVMSLKDRMDEPSTEQVYNHSQFENLRKFWDLGANSNIQDNVEKNTTKTSQKDSVPFNSQKHKEPHDLKSSGENAHEIETFLSPPKVPSTEETEGINSKCTLEVLPHESTFPLKPSTKSTHQLPGNESSKENVQKNMEWLVTPVFKEEKDCSDQEVQESIVKTHVLSKDYKDTFNDSLQKLLSEASSPAIPPSGEKVHGKQVLEPGASENRTWPQKIDTEEAAKGPQDIINEQVDKTVAPPKVKPSTWAASLDKLLKEGTGTLPSPLQTKLEPITPRINSEPGEKRVFEKGVEHSHNSSAHQREIIAPFPGGQETLGKTALPQQAESGEYQLNSENFFQMVAGGSHPVNEPPHLHRKGSLGIEAKSPQDMPSSSDAHLAPQDMALPLQREVSETVEKVIVPPRSALNDVNVVLQKLLREATLSYPVGREVVPGEVKAEFPEGVQAAGSLQSSPGVIPPSAAVDITIPDRKDADSFNVAAPDKTHGIASHLAAPVTLSEQIPRSFGSTVAQYSKESPQEVTEIVRETIIRPKSEPLELRAGLEKLLKEATETLSSKSESNTGMPSPSKLIGCTEVPRPDASGFHPEEIKETVQKAEAPAITESAFDIGFEKLLRETSETPPYEPRVSGEEGTPKKETSESGQARFLGRTQEAPEMKLKSNVFKSPVNPQDKGLRGEAVSDLSIDVGGYESGAEVPGTLSVDHEIGIIETTKPPESGESETEVARVREGAFQEPGCGEGPDTISVSRNRQPVPLLTNKENSTKTSKVELILESPYKRQEEEKEGVSDSDFSDGNIGSNAESWRNTSSSEEEPSPVLKTLERNAARKMPSKSLEDISSDSSNQAKIDNLPEELVRSAEDDQKAYQEPDTNDRIPGISTVPSQPDNPFSHPDKLKRMSKSVPAFLQDESDDRETDTASESSYHFSRHKKSPSSLTNLSSSSGMTSLSSVSGSVMSVYSGDFGNLEVKGSIQFAVDYVDSLKELHIFVAQCKDLAAADIRKQRSDPYVKTYLLPDKGKMGKKKTLVVKKTLNPVYNEILRYKIEQQILKTQKLNLSVWHRDTFKRNSFLGEVELDLETWDWDNKQNKQLKWYPLKRKTAPVALEAENRGKMKLALQYVPEPIPGKKLPTTGEVHIWVKECLDLPMLRGSHLNSFVKCIILPDTSRKSRQRTRAVGKTTNPVFNHTMVYDGFRPEDLTEACVELTVWDHYKLTNQFLGGLRIGFGTGKSYDTEVDWMDSTSEEVALWEKMVNSPNTWIEATLPLRMLLIARISK
- the SYTL2 gene encoding synaptotagmin-like protein 2 isoform X2, with the protein product MIDLSFLTEEEQEAIMKVLQRDAALKRVEDERVRHLPEKVKDDQQLKNMSGQWFYEAKAKRHRDKIHGTDIIRASMRKKRLQVAAEQSKDRENRAKESWVNNVNKDAFLPPELAGVVEEPEEDVGPASPSPSVADPASTMIDTSQENSRNSAASSAKQRKNPFNSSKLPEDHLSQQTKNEQSRNGRTGFFQTSKEGELSESKEKSSILDISRQKLEKPKQTFPGPESGSHIKPPIPKARKMINKSHDLKQDNNQSFPGQRTDSLKARGAPRGILKRNSSSSSTDSDTVRFHQGFEPKSKIGSPGLTIHERISEKEHSLEDKSSSSAQEPLKQVRFSAVKEELPPSPGLIQGREVGEFSVLESNRLKNGTEDAGDQNEFWKDPTPSQYREPLPLPRSDSSPSALKHETHQPKTSGPFPSNGQPSPSEVLPARPQSSENSPTISEHKAKSSELSRLESELSKSPADEWSHVEPEPSQVPDRSSRDHQQGKPPLLKALKAKTFSRSGPHATEIRKTTDDSISKVLDWFNRSSHLDDNKSPLQHPQGIEPKEKADSKSQAAIALVTDDISLKDNGSKALLSTKVELTPMGSDSMFWAEGHVLPPGNCQDSNVDINPKSIHLSQQGKECPGILQPFEIYSPNQGSKTMDYSQASKNREAGNGIPHQTSNYPYSALNKCDAADQVPCNIKDVGSLGEEPKLRIYEKERGNSEVNFDSAKIVKEPSSKDNTKAGGESKGGDTYIPKASVEPGNIELLPGAASNKSPWKKPEVQLPQEAGEVPKDQVQRETYKRVSDRISFWEGEKAAARFTQKEPTSSHSQRQPSAKAYQPGRSMDNISTGQNEYKQVTAKKVVLDEDGQVAHISSFYSLNKPEETRAQISGPSKNYRSADQSDKVSLFQNKINEPVKRPPVADCSHSGRDISLPVLQHPSNAGSEIHASLEKDRSLIAESNPNFKVMSLKDRMDEPSTEQVYNHSQFENLRKFWDLGANSNIQDNVEKNTTKTSQKDSVPFNSQKHKEPHDLKSSGENAHEIETFLSPPKVPSTEETEGINSKCTLEVLPHESTFPLKPSTKSTHQLPGNESSKENVQKNMEWLVTPVFKEEKDCSDQEVQESIVKTHVLSKDYKDTFNDSLQKLLSEASSPAIPPSGEKVHGKQVLEPGASENRTWPQKIDTEEAAKGPQDIINEQVDKTVAPPKVKPSTWAASLDKLLKEGTGTLPSPLQTKLEPITPRINSEPGEKRVFEKGVEHSHNSSAHQREIIAPFPGGQETLGKTALPQQAESGEYQLNSENFFQMVAGGSHPVNEPPHLHRKGSLGIEAKSPQDMPSSSDAHLAPQDMALPLQREVSETVEKVIVPPRSALNDVNVVLQKLLREATLSYPVGREVVPGEVKAEFPEGVQAAGSLQSSPGVIPPSAAVDITIPDRKDADSFNVAAPDKTHGIASHLAAPVTLSEQIPRSFGSTVAQYSKESPQEVTEIVRETIIRPKSEPLELRAGLEKLLKEATETLSSKSESNTGMPSPSKLIGCTEVPRPDASGFHPEEIKETVQKAEAPAITESAFDIGFEKLLRETSETPPYEPRVSGEEGTPKKETSESGQARFLGRTQEAPEMKLKSNVFKSPVNPQDKGLRGEAVSDLSIDVGGYESGAEVPGTLSVDHEIGIIETTKPPESGESETEVARVREGAFQEPGCGEGPDTISVSRNRQPVPLLTNKENSTKTSKVELILESPYKRQEEEKEGVSDSDFSDGNIGSNAESWRNTSSSEEEPSPVLKTLERNAARKMPSKSLEDISSDSSNQAKIDNLPEELVRSAEDVSTVPSQPDNPFSHPDKLKRMSKSVPAFLQDESDDRETDTASESSYHFSRHKKSPSSLTNLSSSSGMTSLSSVSGSVMSVYSGDFGNLEVKGSIQFAVDYVDSLKELHIFVAQCKDLAAADIRKQRSDPYVKTYLLPDKGKMGKKKTLVVKKTLNPVYNEILRYKIEQQILKTQKLNLSVWHRDTFKRNSFLGEVELDLETWDWDNKQNKQLKWYPLKRKTAPVALEAENRGKMKLALQYVPEPIPGKKLPTTGEVHIWVKECLDLPMLRGSHLNSFVKCIILPDTSRKSRQRTRAVGKTTNPVFNHTMVYDGFRPEDLTEACVELTVWDHYKLTNQFLGGLRIGFGTGKSYDTEVDWMDSTSEEVALWEKMVNSPNTWIEATLPLRMLLIARISK
- the SYTL2 gene encoding synaptotagmin-like protein 2 isoform X6, translating into MIDLSFLTEEEQEAIMKVLQRDAALKRVEDERVRHLPEKVKDDQQLKNMSGQWFYEAKAKRHRDKIHGTDIIRASMRKKRLQVAAEQSKDRENRAKESWVNNVNKDAFLPPELAGVVEEPEEDVGPASPSPSVADPASTMIDTSQENSRNSAASSAKQRKNPFNSSKLPEDHLSQQTKNEQSRNGRTGFFQTSKEGELSESKEKSSILDISRQKLEKPKQTFPGPESGSHIKPPIPKARKMINKSHDLKQDNNQSFPGQRTDSLKARGAPRGILKRNSSSSSTDSDTVRFHQGFEPKSKIGSPGLTIHERISEKEHSLEDKSSSSAQEPLKQVRFSAVKEELPPSPGLIQGREVGEFSVLESNRLKNGTEDAGDQNEFWKDPTPSQYREPLPLPRSDSSPSALKHETHQPKTSGPFPSNGQPSPSEVLPARPQSSENSPTISEHKAKSSELSRLESELSKSPADEWSHVEPEPSQVPDRSSRDHQQGKPPLLKALKAKTFSRSGPHATEIRKTTDDSISKVLDWFNRSSHLDDNKSPLQHPQGIEPKEKADSKSQAAIALVTDDISLKDNGSKALLSTKVELTPMGSDSMFWAEGHVLPPGNCQDSNVDINPKSIHLSQQGKECPGILQPFEIYSPNQGSKTMDYSQASKNREAGNGIPHQTSNYPYSALNKCDAADQVPCNIKDVGSLGEEPKLRIYEKERGNSEVNFDSAKIVKEPSSKDNTKAGGESKGGDTYIPKASVEPGNIELLPGAASNKSPWKKPEVQLPQEAGEVPKDQVQRETYKRVSDRISFWEGEKAAARFTQKEPTSSHSQRQPSAKAYQPGRSMDNISTGQNEYKQVTAKKVVLDEDGQVAHISSFYSLNKPEETRAQISGPSKNYRSADQSDKVSLFQNKINEPVKRPPVADCSHSGRDISLPVLQHPSNAGSEIHASLEKDRSLIAESNPNFKVMSLKDRMDEPSTEQVYNHSQFENLRKFWDLGANSNIQDNVEKNTTKTSQKDSVPFNSQKHKEPHDLKSSGENAHEIETFLSPPKVPSTEETEGINSKCTLEVLPHESTFPLKPSTKSTHQLPGNESSKENVQKNMEWLVTPVFKEEKDCSDQEVQESIVKTHVLSKDYKDTFNDSLQKLLSEASSPAIPPSGEKVHGKQVLEPGASENRTWPQKIDTEEAAKGPQDIINEQVDKTVAPPKVKPSTWAASLDKLLKEGTGTLPSPLQTKLEPITPRINSEPGEKRVFEKGVEHSHNSSAHQREIIAPFPGGQETLGKTALPQQAESGEYQLNSENFFQMVAGGSHPVNEPPHLHRKGSLGIEAKSPQDMPSSSDAHLAPQDMALPLQREVSETVEKVIVPPRSALNDVNVVLQKLLREATLSYPVGREVVPGEVKAEFPEGVQAAGSLQSSPGVIPPSAAVDITIPDRKDADSFNVAAPDKTHGIASHLAAPVTLSEQIPRSFGSTVAQYSKESPQEVTEIVRETIIRPKSEPLELRAGLEKLLKEATETLSSKSESNTGMPSPSKLIGCTEVPRPDASGFHPEEIKETVQKAEAPAITESAFDIGFEKLLRETSETPPYEPRVSGEEGTPKKETSESGQARFLGRTQEAPEMKLKSNVFKSPVNPQDKGLRGEAVSDLSIDVGGYESGAEVPGTLSVDHEIGIIETTKPPESGESETEVARVREGAFQEPGCGEGPDTISVSRNRQPVPLLTNKENSTKTSKVELILESPYKRQEEEKEGVSDSDFSDGNIGSNAESWRNTSSSEEEPSPVLKTLERNAARKMPSKSLEDISSDSSNQAKIDNLPEELVRSAEDVSTVPSQPDNPFSHPDKLKRMSKSVPAFLQDEVSGSVMSVYSGDFGNLEVKGSIQFAVDYVDSLKELHIFVAQCKDLAAADIRKQRSDPYVKTYLLPDKGKMGKKKTLVVKKTLNPVYNEILRYKIEQQILKTQKLNLSVWHRDTFKRNSFLGEVELDLETWDWDNKQNKQLKWYPLKRKTAPVALEAENRGKMKLALQYVPEPIPGKKLPTTGEVHIWVKECLDLPMLRGSHLNSFVKCIILPDTSRKSRQRTRAVGKTTNPVFNHTMVYDGFRPEDLTEACVELTVWDHYKLTNQFLGGLRIGFGTGKSYDTEVDWMDSTSEEVALWEKMVNSPNTWIEATLPLRMLLIARISK